From the Lathyrus oleraceus cultivar Zhongwan6 chromosome 3, CAAS_Psat_ZW6_1.0, whole genome shotgun sequence genome, the window TGGCTACAACAGAACATGCAGGAGGAACTGCTTGACTACTTCCTAAAAATTGTGATGCGAGAAGACCTGCAAGGGTCGAGCTCTGCATTCCAGTGCATAATGAAATTGTTCGGTTCACTCGTTCTTCTTGCCTGTCACAGTGATATGTCAGACGATATTTTGAACAAATATAACTAGATACTGAAATCTGCAACTTAATTTAGTATTTATTTTTTCACGATACTTTCTAAAGTGAGCATACCTTAAGGGTGGAAGATTTGAGAACCAATATCCTAAGGTGAAGGCAGCAGCATGAAATAATAATACTGGAAAAACCAACCGAAGACCTTCGCCTGACAAAATTTGACTTCGGTTTATGGCGAGAGGGCTGCCAATGCACAATGAGGTGCAAATCATAGCAACAAATGGCATCACAGGTCGTAGAATAGATACAACTGGCTTTGCATATGTATTGAGAAGAAGACCAAGTGTCACTGGAGCAAGAACAACCTGTCGAATTTTTACAAATTAAATTGTCATTAAATCAAATTCAGGTTAGTGTTGTCAATTGCAAATTGCAGAAAATAATGTTTTGTTCAAATTTCACTAAGCTACGGTGCCATATCGACAACACATAGAACTACATAGTTGTGCTAAATAGTGTCTCTTAGAATAATGGCGATCTGTTTAAATTCCAAAATGCAACAGCGCTATAGAAACAACACTTTGTACTAAATAGTGTATTGCAGAACAACGACAATTTGTTTAAATTCCGAGATGTGATTGCGCTATATCACTTCTATTTGACAACATTGATTCAAGTAGAATAATAATGCAGAAGCAGTCACAACTTACCTGTAATATTGACTTTGACATGGCAACAGCATCAACAGGCACTACAGATCCAATTAGAAGACCAGTTAACAAAGGCGTAAGAATAACCGATGCAATAGTGGTATAGCTTGTAAGTACAATGCATAAGGCTACATCGCCTTTGCTTATAAAGCTTGCATAGCTAGACAACTGAGCCCCTGAAACACAAGCCATGAGGACAAAGCCAGCATAAAACATTCTAGGCAAACCAAAAGCCTTTGCAATCAAGACACCAAGTACAGGTTTCAGCGCATATTGAGCAATAAATCCAATGGAAAGTGGTAAAGGCCTGCAACAGAATCATCAAAATAATGAATATTGGAAGAATTTCAATTCACTTCTTAAAAAACTGGCAGAAAATAGTAATGAAATCCCAACCTTTTGAAAGCAAGAGCAAAATCCTCTATGGATAGTCCTATCCCAATAGACAACATAATGCCACCAAGAGCTGGAGCATATAACTCCTTAGATACCCTGAAAACAGTTAAACAAATGGAAAGTTCAGCTTTTTTAATATCTATTTGTTTCAAATTACAAATTATTAACCGAAAAAGAGCATGCAAAAAGAACTTCAAAAGCAAAGAGAGAAAAAAGAACAACTTTGGTTAGGTAAGGATATAGATTCCCTTCAACCGGGATTCACAGTCGCATATTCAGCACATTGATGACCGTTGGATCAAAATTGATTGGTCCAAGAAACCAGGTCTGGAATTTGTATCATTCAATCATAATCAACAGCCACCTAGGCACCATTATCAGGGCCTTAAGAGCTTGCAAGGCGGACTACCGAACAAAACACAAAGTTTGACTCGTTTAAACTGTGGCTAAAAGTGGTCTCATAGAATATTTGTCACGATTAAACCATGACAATATAGGTACGTATTTGATTTGCCACACTTAAACCGTGGTTAACCTAGACCTCCGAAAACTTAGGAGGGTCCTGACCATATAGACCATATAGACAGTGAACAAATTTCCATAGCAAAGGGGGTTTAATATAATACACTATCTTACAAGCCATTAATCAAACACATCATAGTCTAGTAGTTAAACATTTAGTAATTAATTAACATTCCCCAATAGTCTCAATAAAAAAACAATCTTTCAAGCATAAGTTCAATCAatataaacatatataataaGAAAATAACAATTGTCAGTTACATTGAATTTTTTAATGAAAACAGAACCCAATTAAGGAACCCCACCAAGTAAAAGTGGAAGGTTGAGAAAGAGCAGCAACAGCGGTAACAGCAACAACAAAAGGAAGCAATGCCGACAAAATCTGAGACCAATCTCTTTCACCGCCACCAACAACAGCAACACTTTCATCATCAACACCAAATTGAAGAACCGGAGATTTCCGTTGTCTATCAATAAACCCGTGTCTCCGATGAAAATTCGAAGTGGAGCAAGCGAAACTCGACGTAGGGCCACCGTTTGATGGTACTCTTTGAAAGGAAAAGGAAGAGCGAGAACGTAAcaggggtcgtgaagttgaaagGTTGCGCTTTTGTTTTATGCTGGGTAAAGGAGAGAAAACGGAAATTGAAGCCATTGAAAGAGAAATTGTGAGTTACGGTGTCGCCGGCGACGAGAGTTTGGAGTCGCCGGCAAGTTAGGAGAGATAAGGGTTTGAAGATTTATGAGGAGATTTGCATGCATAAATGATGAGAGTGTGAATGTGAAGAAATAAAAGGGGTTGAGTTGTGAGAGTAATAATAGTTCATGGTTGGGTGTTAGCTATAGATCGGGTTAAATCTAGATTGCTTTATGAATAAATTAAATTTTGATAAAATTTAGCAAcaaattttttgtttttttaatgtATCCAACAAGAATGGAGTAATTTTCGGTTATTTTTAGAACACGTTTATTTATAAAAggatttttttatttaaataatctaatttttcaaaaaaaaatcaaaataatcCACATTTAGatgattttttaaaataattcATTTTGTAAAAAAAACACGACAAAATATTGGGGTCAGATCAATTGACAACTACACTAAAATTTTAAGAGTAAgcatcaattgaattgacttcTGCATCTAGTGTTGCTAATTCAATTGACGTCTAAGTGTAAGGTTTAAGTGCAGTCGTCAATTAGCTTGACACATGTGTGTATGTTATGTACTTACTCTTATTAAGGCATGTAGATAAAGTAAGAAGTTTTGTATAGTTTTTTTTGTAAAAATGCACACAAAAACACATTTATATTTTTTGGATGCGTTGTTTTGCTCTAAATATGAGGTTGGtccagactaccgtccctagcgtCCGTCAATCACAACCTGTTCACATTCTCGTAggcacaaaagtaagttcttaacaTTAACTATATTTGCTTATTTTACTGATTATCATCTCtaaataatatatttactttTTTAATGCAGATGATCGACtcgtggtatgagttacaacagatgtcctAGATACTGTATTACCTAGTATCACAATCTCTTGAATCACCTTAGACCAGTAAAAGTATTGTCATTAAACGaattaattcataataatttgattttaatataaCCCATTTTATAATATATTATACCTCTTCAGTTCATTTGACGTCCATATTTAAACTTGGATCATGAACATGAAATAAAAGAACAAGATGCGGCCTTTTGGACTGCATGCACATCGATCATCaggttcaccactgtggagatgcatCATAGTGACAATGTTAAATTGCAGTTCGATATGCTTCAACACATCTCAGATCCCCCGACAAACCTCAAAGAATGGTACTTACGAAGCGTaaacgaccaatggaactttatCCCTTGGCAAAGCTTCACTAAATCTGAGTGTCGAAAATGGAAGCACAGACATGATCATGTCATAAGTGGCATTGTGATGCCAACCGAAGAAAAACCAACTCATATTTATATGGCTTGATACAGATCAATTCGATTTGAGTTCCTCaccgaggatatgtacctatatGACTCATTCCAAGTCACTTACACACAAGAAGattcaacatctaacccccacAAAATTATCAGATCGGTTACTCATAACCCTTAACCAACAAAATTATCAACCCACAAATAGACAAACCTGCGACCTTAACATGTcaaacacccaaccacaataccaagaaCATAGCTCATATCACCGCCAGCAAGAtgatcatcatcaagacacccaaCATCGATATGCCCCAAACACATCACTCTACCATAGCCGGCATAGCCAAAATGCTCAATGATCATTTAACACCAATTGTCCCTCTtactatagccaagaagcccaaatATCACATaaccaaaacatgcaacaaccaGATGACTACAAAACACCATAACAACCATTTTAACCTTTCCTCAACGAATTATTCACACCAATGTCACCCTTCAATCGTCCCGATCGCACCCCAATAACTCAAACACACCCTAACTACTCTAACATCTGTCACAAACTCAGCTATGACGGTAGCGATTCATTGCATACACACGATCTCGTGGAATTGATTGAATTCCTTAGGGAATCTGCTGCAGGTGGTAATGATGTTCCTGGAtcctcaaatcctcaaacacctggggtgaatcaACAACGTGGACTAGGGCCACATGTTAGGGTAGTTGGGGGATGTGGAACTAGAGGTCGGTTGGGTCATCCCACTCAACGACATTAGTATTTTTGATTTTCGTATGTAAACACAActtaatattaatattaatatttttttattttcacttttaTATAAAATGTcaattattattaaaaaaacaACACAATACACATCGGTGCCAAGCTAATTGGAGACTACATTTAAACCTTATACATAGACACAaattggattgacaacactaGATGCAGAAGTCAATCCAATTAACATCCGCTCTTAAAATTTGAGTGCAGTCGTCAATTGGTCTGAAATCAGTGCTTTAAcctgtttttatttttaaaagtgAGTTATTTTGAGAAACTATATGAAATATGAAATGTGGgtcattttgagattttttttaaaaaaattaaattatttgAATAAAAAAGCTCTTAAA encodes:
- the LOC127127820 gene encoding probable sodium/metabolite cotransporter BASS3, chloroplastic, which translates into the protein MASISVFSPLPSIKQKRNLSTSRPLLRSRSSFSFQRVPSNGGPTSSFACSTSNFHRRHGFIDRQRKSPVLQFGVDDESVAVVGGGERDWSQILSALLPFVVAVTAVAALSQPSTFTWVSKELYAPALGGIMLSIGIGLSIEDFALAFKRPLPLSIGFIAQYALKPVLGVLIAKAFGLPRMFYAGFVLMACVSGAQLSSYASFISKGDVALCIVLTSYTTIASVILTPLLTGLLIGSVVPVDAVAMSKSILQVVLAPVTLGLLLNTYAKPVVSILRPVMPFVAMICTSLCIGSPLAINRSQILSGEGLRLVFPVLLFHAAAFTLGYWFSNLPPLRQEERVNRTISLCTGMQSSTLAGLLASQFLGSSQAVPPACSVVAMAIMGLCLASFWGKGFEIRNLLTSLPSLRTNSAVKA